A genome region from Manihot esculenta cultivar AM560-2 chromosome 5, M.esculenta_v8, whole genome shotgun sequence includes the following:
- the LOC110614262 gene encoding protein CHAPERONE-LIKE PROTEIN OF POR1, chloroplastic, with protein MASFLLSNPILSSPFLPQKLTKFEQNTSNRITLCSPISRSPRTLTSVRCAADVTYGGNIPKFPRMNVWDPYRRLGISPYASEEEIWSSRNFLLEQYAGHERSEESIEAAFEKLLMTSFRERKKTKINLKTRLKKKVEESPPWIKNLLNFVELPPVEVIFRRLFLFAFMGGWSVMNSAEGGPAFQVAVSLAACIYFLNEKTNNLGRAFVIGLGSLAAGWVCGSIFVPMIPTVLIHPTWTLELLTSLVAYVFLFVACTFLK; from the exons ATGGCTTCCTTTCTGCTCTCTAACCCTATTCTTTCCTCTCCTTTCCTCCCTCAGAAACT CACTAAATTTGAACAAAACACAAGTAATAGGATAACGCTATGTAGCCCAATTTCGAGAAGCCCCAGAACCCTTACCAGCGTTAGGTGTGCAGCGGATGTAACATATGGAG gtaATATCCCAAAGTTTCCTCGAATGAATGTTTGGGATCCTTATAGGCGTCTTGGTATCAGTCCTTATGCTTCTGAGGAGGAAATTTGGTCATCAAGGAATTTTCTCTTAGAGCAATATGCTGGTCATGAGAGAAGTGAAGAATCGATAGAGGCTGCCTTTGAGAAGTTGTTGATGACCAGCTTTAGAGAACGGAAGAAAACAAAGATTAATTTGAAAACCAGGCTAAAGAAGAAAGTGGAAGAATCTCCACCTTGGATCAAGAATTTGCTCAATTTTGTGGAACTTCCTCCAGTTGAAGTTATTTTTAGAAGATTGTTCCTCTTTGCATTCATGGGTGGCTGGAGTGTCATGAATTCTGCTGAAGGTGGACCTGCTTTTCAG GTGGCGGTATCTTTAGCAGCTTGCATATATTTCCTCAACGAGAAAACGAACAACTTAGGCAGAGCTTTTGTTATTGG TCTTGGATCTCTTGCAGCTGGGTGGGTATGCGGCTCTATATTTGTTCCCATGATTCCCACAGTTCTAATACATCCAACTTGGACACTCGAACTCCTTACTTCATTGGTAGCGTATGTTTTCTTGTTTGTGGCATGTACTTTCCTCAAGTGA
- the LOC110615363 gene encoding tetraspanin-8 yields MVRVSNTIVALLNTIFLLVSLAVISGGMYIHVHASATACQKSLENPLFILGVFMLLVSFLGLIGSCCRNNCLLWLYLILLFLMMVGLVVFTIFAFVVTNETAGQALSDKGFKKYRLGDYSHWLQNHFVKGKNWDVLRSCLIEAKVCDNNQNDFSKQKFSAIQGGCCNPPTGCGYQYRNGTTWTVAKYGLPPVDDSDCKTWSNDPKQLCYNCNSCKAGVVASIRKQWRILAIFLICIILFILVVFSIGSCAKRNNSLDRRYNWQRNHFA; encoded by the exons ATGGTTCGGGTAAGCAACACTATCGTCGCACTCCTCAACACCATCTTCCTCCTAGTTAGCCTCGCCGTCATCTCCGGCGGCATGTACATTCACGTGCATGCTTCCGCCACCGCCTGCCAAAAATCGCTTGAGAACCCGCTGTTCATACTGGGTGTCTTTATGCTTCTAGTTTCTTTCCTAGGGTTGATTGGTTCATGCTGTAGGAACAATTGTTTGTTATGGCTTTATCTGATTCTCTTGTTTTTGATGATGGTCGGCCTCGTGGTGTTCACGATTTTCGCTTTCGTCGTCACCAATGAGACTGCGGGTCAGGCCTTGTCTGATAAAGGGTTTAAGAAGTACAGGCTTGGAGATTACTCGCATTGGTTGCAGAATCACTTTGTTAAAGGGAAGAATTGGGATGTCCTCAGGAGTTGTTTGATTGAAGCTAAAGTTTGTGATAATAACCAAAACGATTTCTCGAAGCAGAAATTTTCTGCTATACAG GGTGGTTGCTGCAACCCGCCGACGGGTTGTGGATATCAATATAGGAATGGGACCACGTGGACGGTGGCGAAATATGGGCTGCCGCCGGTGGATGACAGTGACTGTAAGACGTGGAGTAACGACCCGAAGCAGCTATGCTACAACTGCAATTCATGCAAAGCTGGGGTTGTAGCCAGCATAAGGAAGCAGTGGAGGATTCTGGCTATATTCTTGATCTGTATCATCCTCTTCATTCTTGTTGTCTTCTCCATTGGTTCCTGTGCCAAGAGGAACAATTCTCTTGATAGGAGATATAATTGGCAAAGAAACCATTTTGCTTGA
- the LOC110614594 gene encoding scopoletin glucosyltransferase: protein MDVEKRHGLLHIFFFPFMAEGHSIPLIDTAKLFASRGLKVSIITTPVNAPLLSKSIERNRLLGHKIDVLVIQFPCVEAGLPEGCERLDLTTSPEMGLNFFMATTLLAHPLEDLLKEYRPNCLIADSFFPWSSQVASKFGIPRIVFAATCFFSLCAAQCLRLYQPYKRVSSDSDPFIIPNFPGEIKLTRNQLPDFVKEEIVFSNFYREVKEAELKSFGVLVNSFYELEPTYADYYRNVLGAKTWHIGPISLWNTNIEDKAKRGKESSMDKNKCLQWLDSKEPNSVVYICFGSLANFPASQLLEIAMALEDSGQQFIWAVRENKNNEVWLPEGFEERMKGKGLIIRGWAPQVLILEHEAVGGFVTHCGWNSTLEAISAGVPMVTWPLYAEQFYNEKLVTQVLRIGVAVGVQQWARIVGDSVKKEAIKKAMTHLMASEETKEMRCRAKSLAEMASKATEEGGSSLSDFNSLIEQLRCKGM from the coding sequence ATGGACGTTGAAAAGAGACACGGCCTTCTTCATATTTTCTTCTTCCCATTCATGGCTGAAGGCCACTCTATTCCCCTCATAGACACGGCCAAACTCTTTGCTTCTCGAGGTCTCAAAGTAAGCATAATCACAACCCCAGTAAACGCCCCTCTTTTATCCAAATCCATTGAGAGAAACAGACTTCTGGGTCACAAAATTGATGTTCTAGTCATCCAATTCCCTTGTGTGGAGGCTGGATTACCAGAAGGATGTGAGCGATTGGACTTGACTACTTCACCTGAAATGGGTTTAAATTTCTTTATGGCCACCACCTTGCTTGCTCATCCACTCGAAGATCTTTTGAAAGAGTATCGACCCAATTGTCTAATTGCAGATAGTTTCTTTCCATGGTCGTCTCAAGTTGCATCCAAGTTTGGAATTCCAAGGATCGTTTTTGCTGCAACTTGTTTCTTCTCTTTATGTGCTGCACAGTGTTTGAGATTGTATCAGCCTTACAAAAGGGTATCATCTGATTCAGATCCTTTCATTATCCCCAATTTTCCAGGCGAGATCAAGTTGACAAGAAATCAACTGCCGGACTTTGTGAAAGAAGAAATTGTCTTCTCCAATTTCTATAGGGAAGTGAAAGAAGCTGAGCTTAAAAGTTTTGGGGTTCTTGTCAACAGCTTCTACGAGCTTGAGCCTACTTATGCTGATTATTACAGGAATGTCTTGGGTGCAAAGACGTGGCATATTGGGCCAATTTCCCTTTGGAACACAAACATTGAAGATAAGGCAAAGAGAGGAAAAGAATCTTCCATGGATAAAAATAAGTGTTTGCAGTGGCTTGATTCAAAGGAACCCAACTCggttgtttatatatgttttggAAGTCTTGCTAATTTTCCTGCTTCACAGCTTCTTGAGATTGCAATGGCTCTTGAAGATTCTGGGCAGCAATTCATTTGGGCAGTGAGGGAAAACAAGAACAATGAAGTGTGGTTGCCTGAAGGATTTGAGGAAAGAATGAAAGGCAAGGGACTAATCATAAGAGGCTGGGCACCACAAGTGTTGATTCTTGAACATGAAGCAGTGGGGGGTTTTGTGACTCACTGTGGATGGAACTCTACGCTTGAAGCAATTTCTGCAGGAGTTCCAATGGTCACATGGCCACTATATGCAGAGCAGTTTTATAATGAAAAGTTGGTGACACAGGTTCTGAGGATTGGAGTTGCTGTTGGTGTACAACAGTGGGCAAGAATAGTAGGTGATAGTGTGAAGAAAGAAGCCATAAAGAAAGCAATGACACATCTTATGGCCAGTGAAGAAACAAAGGAAATGAGATGCAGAGCAAAAAGTCTTGCAGAAATGGCAAGCAAAGCTACTGAAGAAGGTGGATCTTCTCTTTCTGATTTTAATTCCTTGATTGAGCAATTGAGATGTAAGGGAATGTAA
- the LOC110614511 gene encoding calcium sensing receptor, chloroplastic: MAAEMALRSSYSSSATARLSLPPPPSTTSPSKPSFFKPLLRPISVSLPTSTTISFLAVFSPHEAKAFTLSKDQIVSSLTEVEKTIDQVQEVGSGFFDTAQRVFGIVSDALKPGVDAALPIVKQAGDQALKIASPAISEASKKAQEAIQGSGIDTQPVLSAAKTVADAAQQTTKVIEEVKPAASSTVETIMSADPVVIVGSAGAIFLAYLLFPPIWSVISFSFRGYKGDLTPAQTLDLVSEKNYVMIDIRSEKDKDKAGIPRLPSNAKNRMIAIPLEELPSKLRSLVRNVKKTEAEIVALKISYLKKINKGSKIVILDSYSDSAKTVARALTSLGFKNCWIVADGFSGSRGWLQSRLGTDSYKLSFAEVLSPSRIIPGAARSTNVKLLPGAD, encoded by the exons ATGGCAGCTGAAATGGCCTTGAGATCATCATATTCTTCTTCTGCCACTGCAAGACTCTCTCTTCCACCACCTCCGTCAACTACTTCACCTTCCAAACCCTCTTTCTTTAAACCTCTTTTGAGACCCATCTCTGTTTCACTCCCAACTTCAACTACCATCTCTTTCTTGGCTGTCTTCTCTCCTCATGAAGCCAAAGCTTTCACTCTTTCCAAAGACCAGATTGTCTCCTCTCTCACTGAA GTGGAGAAGACAATTGATCAGGTTCAGGAAGTGGGTTCAGGTTTTTTTGACACTGCTCAGCGTGTTTTTGGGATTGTTAGTGATGCTTTGAAGCCTGGGGTAGATGCAGCATTGCCAATTGTAAAGCAAGCTGGAGATCAAGCTTTGAAGATCGCTTCTCCTGCAATTTCAGAGGCCTCAAAGAAAGCCCAAGAAGCAATTCAAGGCTCTGGTATTGACACACAGCCAGTTCTTTCTGCTGCTAAG ACAGTGGCTGATGCTGCACAACAGACCACCAAGGTAATTGAAGAGGTGAAACCTGCAGCTTCTTCAACTGTTGAAACCATTATGTCAGCAGATCCTGTTGTGATTGTAGGAAGTGCTGGAGCAATTTTTCTTGCatatctgctctttcctcccATATGGTCCGTCATCTCCTTTAGCTTCCGCGGTTACAAAG GGGATCTCACTCCTGCTCAAACCCTTGATCTAGTGtctgaaaaaaattatgttatgATCGACATTCGTTCAGAGAAGGACAAGGACAAGGCTGGCATCCCCCGCCTTCCCTCCAATGCGAAGAACAGGATGATCGCAATTCC TTTGGAAGAGCTACCAAGCAAGTTGAGAAGCCTTGTTAGAAATGTGAAGAAAACAGAAGCTGAAATAGTAGCTCTGAAGATTTCATATCTCAAGAAAATCAACAAAGGCTCCAAAATTGTCATCTTGGATTC GTACTCAGATTCAGCAAAAACAGTTGCCAGAGCACTAACAAGTCTTGGCTTTAAGAACTGCTGGATTGTAGCAGATGGATTTTCTGGAAGCAGAGGATGGTTACAGAGTCGATTAGGCACAGATTCATATAAATTATCTTTTGCTGAGGTTCTCTCACCATCTAGAATAATTCCTGGAGCAGCCAGATCAACAAATGTTAAATTGCTTCCTGGAgctgattaa
- the LOC110614332 gene encoding tetraspanin-8: MLRLTNCIFFMLNIMLMMFAIATLSSSLYLRQHSGSDCQKVLQNPFMIIGVFTFVMALIGLMGSFWRLIIFLWMYSFVAFVMVIGLMAYMAFAFVVTNENAGKALSGLGFKEYRVGDYSNWLRNQFEQGKNWEEIRSCLVDAQVCKNLGLDINQDAYDYYKQQFSPVQSGCCKPPRYCGFGFKNATFWIMPESGPQVEDRDCSRWRNTGDKLCFDCKSCKRGVLENIKIEWRSLAVMNACLLAFVILVYSTSCCTRRNLQCHTTCYKDYCP; encoded by the exons ATGCTTCGCCTAACAAATTGCATCTTTTTCATGCTGAATATAATGCTGATGATGTTTGCCATCGCCACCCTTAGCTCCTCCCTCTACCTCCGTCAACACAGCGGCTCCGACTGCCAGAAAGTCCTGCAGAATCCGTTCATGATAATAGGAGTGTTCACATTCGTTATGGCTTTGATAGGGCTAATGGGTTCGTTCTGGAGGCTCATCATTTTCCTTTGGATGTATTCGTTTGTGGCGTTTGTGATGGTGATTGGTCTGATGGCTTACATGGCCTTCGCATTTGTGGTTACGAATGAAAATGCAGGGAAGGCTTTGTCAGGGTTAGGGTTTAAGGAGTATAGAGTTGGAGATTACTCCAATTGGCTGCGAAATCAATTTGAACAAGGGAAGAATTGGGAAGAGATTAGGAGTTGTTTGGTTGATGCTCAGGTCTGCAAGAATCTTGGTCTTGATATTAATCAAGATGCTTATGATTATTATAAGCAGCAATTCTCTCCAGTTCAG TCCGGTTGCTGCAAGCCGCCAAGATATTGCGGATTTGGGTTCAAGAATGCAACGTTCTGGATAATGCCAGAATCAGGGCCACAAGTGGAAGATAGAGACTGCAGCAGATGGAGGAATACAGGAGACAAGCTTTGCTTTGACTGCAAATCATGTAAGAGAGGAGTTTTAGAGAATATTAAGATTGAATGGAGAAGTTTGGCTGTAATGAATGCATGTCTTCTTGCTTTTGTAATCCTTGTTTACTCAACTAGTTGTTGCACCAGAAGGAATCTTCAATGCCATACCACTTGCTACAAAGATTACTGCCCTTGa